In the genome of Yersinia enterocolitica, the window TATCCAGCATTAAGCCGCTGGCGGCTCCACCGTTTCGCTCTCTTGGAGTTCGCGCAAAAAATTTCCCATGGAGTCGCCTACCACCCGACCAACAATTTGCAACATTGCCATCAAATCAATGTCATCAAACATCAGTTCGCTATTGGTGAAAATCGGGTTATAGGCGCTGCCGTGCTTACGTGACACCATCGCCAAGCAGGGGTGAATAATGGCGTTGCAGTCCTCTTCGCTGATATCCGAAAGTGACTGGGCGATACTGGGTAACGCCGTTTCAATCGTCACGGTACCGCTTCGCAGGTCTTTGAGGATGCCAGCCAGCAAAGGCAGCAACTTACGCGACACTTTCAACTGCGCGAATACGTCGAGTTTCTTAGAGCGGTACTCGATACCTTTAATCGTGAATTCCATTAATTACTCCTTAAAAAGTACCCAGCAGTTGGTCAACCTTGATGCAGTCAAATACCCACGGCACCAGTGCGCCGTCTTTAGCATTATTGAAATCCGGTTGTTTTTGGAATGCACAGCCACGCGCCGCGAACTCGTCACCGCTGGCAGTGTTGCGGATAAGAATAATGTTATTACCCCACGTCGCACTCGACTGAGATTGCGCGTTATACATGGCTGATAACTTGCGATTAACCGGGCTGTTTTTCAGCAGGTTTACCGTTACCGTGCCACCTTTCCCCGCATGCAGACTGTGCATACCCTCACCGTCTGCACCAATGGTCATGGTGTTTTTATTCTCGATCATTGAGGTCGTGATCCCCTCTTCGGCGACGGCGGCGCCATAACCCAGATCGAATGAACCGCCTACACCAGTAATAGAGGCGGTAACGTCCATAAAGCTATAAGTAGACATTCATCAGCTCCTTAGCGGTTAACATTGATAATGACATCGGCGTAGTGAACAGCACCGGCCAGCTTGGTTGCAGACTGCATCACCGGCGCTTTACGCCCTTCACGGTCAGCCTGCGCCTGTGATGCCACTGGCGGTGCGTACACGTAATAGCCCTTGGTCAGCGTGTCGCCGGTTTCCAGTACACCAAAACTATCACCACCCCATACACCCGGAGCCACCAGCCCGTTAGTGACCGACTGATCCAGTGATTTCTCTACATTGGTCAGCAAGCGAGTCACACCGGCATCTGTCTGTGGAATTTTGGTAGTGCTGGTAAATAGCAGATTGTAGAGGTTGTTCTGTACGTAGTTCTGCAACCAGTCGAGGCCGTGGCGCTCATCAAAGAAATCGCCATTGCACATCACACCTTCCTGAATAATCGCCGTGTCGTTGTCGTAATTGACGAACACATTGCAATTCTTCGCTTTCAGCGCATTGGCTTGCGACTGGGAAAGTGATTCAGCGGTAATGCCCGGCTGCTGTTTAAATTTCAGCGTGATGGTGGTGTTATTACCGTTAAAGTTCACGGTAAACGCACGACCAAAAATAGAGGCGGCGGCATACGGGCTGGCACTGGAATACTGCACCAGGGTACGGGCATATTTAGCCGCTTTCAGTTTGCTGGCAATATCCGTATCAATATCCGCATCCAGGGCAGAGGTTACCTGCGTGGTATGCCCGTAAACCCGCGAAACATCATCACTCTGGATAAACGAGGCAATACTGATCACGTCTGTATCGCTTAATGATGGGTCGGCAATAACCAGCCCATACCAGCGGGTAGACATGTCAGCCAATTTATAGATGCATGCCTGAATAGTTTCACTCGTCAGACCTTGAACCGGCAGCGCACCGGCGCTCTCAATCAATCCCATCAGTACAGAAATATCGGTGCCGGTGGTATTGGCAGAACCATAACCAACCGCCGATGCTGCACCCGTGGTTTTGGATGTGATGATGAAGCGAGAACCATTCCAGATAACGGTTGCAGTGGTGAGCTTGTCAGCCACGCGCGCGGCGACACCGTTCAGATTGGTTTCCGCTGACCAGTCAACGCCAGTTACTGTTTTGACCGTACCATCTACCGTGATTTTCATCGAACCATCTACCACGGCGGTAAAGTTAGCCATAAGCTGCTGCGTCGGGTTCAAAATCGCCCCGCGCAACAGTCCGGCCGCATCCTCTTTCACCCAGCGGCCGACATAGGAATCAATCGGTTGTGGGGATTGCTGATAATACAAATTAGCGGCTTTATACTCAGGCGCATCCAGACCAAAGTCAGATGCTATATCTGTCGCGCTTGAATAGCTGCGCAGACGTTCGTGAGCATCGATAACAGGCGACGGGCCAACCACCAGCAGGGAACCAAAGTTCCGCGCCATGGCAGCACGCACAGCCATATTCACCGTCACATTGACGATGTTAGAAACAGGTAATCCCTGCGACATGGTTATTCTCCGAAGAATTTAACGGGGGCGGAGGTCAGCGATTTAATGCCGTACTCGCGTATTACTTTGCGGCGCAGGATTACGGTGATGTCGTACCGCCGCACCCACTGGTTATTAATGAGTTCGGGGACGTTATACATTTTCCCGCATTGCCAGAGCGTGAGGCCGAGGCGCTTTAGCTCATCATTGTTTTGTGAGATGAATATCCCGGCACGAAAGCGTGTAGCTGTTTGCTGCCCGGCTGGACCATAAAAACAACATAAAATATTTAGGCTTTCATGATCCCATTGTTGGCTGCTTTCCTCCCCCGCAATAAGGGCGGGGTAAGCGTCCTGATTAAAGTCAGATATGCTGAAGCCACACCAGGTGGTTCCGTTTTGGGGTATCTGCGTTTGTGGATCAGTCATGCGGGGGAAAACCATCTTGGCCGGTAATCCAGAAACCGCTCTGATCCACCTACTGATTTCCCGCTCCAGTTCCTCATCGTAGAGAGGCGGCGGCCCTGTCGGTGTCAGGTAGCCCGCCGTTGTGCTGTCGTTACTCAATCGGCGTTCCTCCGTCAAAGTCCATCAACTCGCAGTGGGATTGGACAAACCCAGCACCATAAGCGGTATAGGGATCGACAAAGGTCACTCGGTATTTTCTGCCTCGGTATGTAACCACGTCAGCATCAAGCCCTGGTTGCCCTTGGGTAAGCCGGAACTGAGTAACAATGAGAATGGCCCCGTTAATGTTCTGTCCCGCCTGCATGCGCTTGGCTTCCAGTGACCGGTCAACCGTCACAACACCGCTAAAAGGTGTGTCCTGCGGTGTATTTGTCGTGAACCCATCATCATCAACCGTTTGCAGTTGCCGGTGACATACCAGCGTGGTGTCCACGAAATCAGGATCAAGAAGCACCTCTGTCACATCAAGAAATGGCATTACTTACTCCTTACGACATAGGTGATTGAACGTAAAAGGAACCCGTGAGCGTAAAGCGGCTTTTCACCAGGGATACCCTGCGCCCGTCTATTTTCGAGTGTTTTCTCTGATAGTGGATGCAGCCTGTCACCGTCTCCGATCACCTTTTTCGCCGCATCACGGGCAACCATCCCCGCCTTTTCCAATTCACGTTTGGCCGCATCCTGCTTACCCTCAAGTGCCAACTCTGCGGCGGCTTTCAGGTGTCCGGTAGTGATCTCCTGTGAATCTTCAATGCCCATATCCAAGAACGGGCGAGGCTCTAGTGTGACGGTCTGACCGCCAATCTGTATCGTGGCCCCTGTGGATTGCAGATAGCCAATTTCTGCGTTGTTCAGGGTTTCCCCTTCCTTTCGCGTCGCATTGGCCTCTGGAATTCCCACCAGCACATCCATTTTTGAAAGGGCGCGTAGAGAGGACAAAACAGACTCGGCATTGTCCTTTCTGACCTTCAACCCGCTTTTCATAGAATTTGCCTTCCACCCGCACCAAACATCGACCACCACCAGAAAAACTCGCGGCCATAATCGGTGTTATTCCAAAAACCGGCGTCAGGATTAATGATGCCTGAGACGTCATAGCTGACGCTGACCTTATCAACCGACTTGGATGTCGCCACACCACCACCGGAGGTATTTACGCCCCCCAGTGCTGCTGATGCTGTGCGCTTACCTCGTAATTCAACGTAATGCGCCGTCATTAACTCAGCCAGATAGACAAACTTATCCCCAAACCTATCTTGATCCAGAAGGTCATCAGCCATGCTGAGGTAAAAGTTTATTGAGGTGTTGGGGTAGCGGGTTTCGTCAGTAAATTCGGGGAAACTGGCGCGGAACTGATCACTTGTTGGCAGTAGACTGTTTCTTGGCATTTGCGGATTCCTTCACGGCTTCTGCTGTCGCCTCATCGCCGTCACCTGATGTGGGTTCGCTAACGGTTAGGCTTAACACCTGTGCTTTCAGACTGGTGATTTCGTCGTCCTTTCCTGCCACCTGTGCTTTCAGACTGGTGATTTCGTCGTCAAGCAATTTGACTCGCGCAACCAGATCGAGGTTTTCTGCCTCTTTAGCAAGGTCGGATTCATCGAGCGGTTTGGCATAGGCGCTAAATGCCCAGTGTTTTTTCACTTCATCAGAAAAGCCATCGTGGATGCCGGGGGTTAATGTGTAATTAGAACCGTCAGCAAGGTTAAGAACCGAATGACCCGATACGATATATTTCATTTCAATACTCCATGAAAGGCGGGTTTCCCCGCCACAAATCAAGCTGCTGGGACATCCAGATAAGCGATGGTGTTCGAATATGGGGTTTCAACTTGCCCCAGCTTGCCGTAGTACACAGTAAGCTGTTGCATACCACGATACTCAAGTGGGGTACTCAGCAGTGGAACCATTGGGAACCGAATATATTTCTCGTCTTGTGTGTACGCAACAATACGGTTAGCACCACCAGCGCCACGGCCATTGGCAAATTTCATGGAGACGATCTCCAGCGGAACCCCGTTTTCTTGGAAAGCGATGGTATTGATTTTCACGTATTCAAGAACAGAGATATTCGCTGCGGAAGAAACCTTTTTGCTTGCCAGTAACCCGAATAAAGCCGGGGCCAGACCTAACTTGCTCGGACAGACCGCATAACCAGACCGCACCCATCCGTCAGTAAGTACCAGGTTAATATCCTGAACAATCACATCTGGATCGGTCGTTGCAGTCCAGGGCGCGGCAGCAGAAATAGCAGCGATGGATGGGAGGTTTAACAGTCCCGGAACGCCGATTTCTGTATCACCGATATAAACTTGCTCATCAGTGTCCATGTTCCATTTAAGGCGCATGCCTTCATACTTCTGCGTATCAACTGGACGCCCAACCTGTTGCGCTGAGGCGAGTTCCAAAACTGTCCAGCTCACCTCTTGCCCCCATGGGGTCAAGTTGTTACGTGTTGGGGTGATATCAAGATTCATGCCCGGAATAGCGGTTGAGTTTTTCCCCAGCCAGTTTTTACCGGTCGGATTTGGCCCGCCCACGCTAGCAAAGTCGGTGTTAGTGAAAGATGAAACTTCATCAGCGATAGAGATATCACTGCGTAAGGGCATGTCACGCGACCACTTCACAGAGGTCAGTGGCATGTTCAGTGTTTGATCCATGCGCTCCAGTTCGCCAATCAGGAACGCACCGGATGAATCGATAGTAGCTCGGTCAATTGTAAACATTAATTATTCCTCAAATATTGAAGGCGATTTCAAGACGACCATCAGCATCGCCCGGGCCCATTGCCTCTGCCATTACCAGCCGAGGTGTGTTTGTATCCGTTGCATCCTGAACAAGAACAAAAGAACCCACAGGGCTTTGCGTAGTACCACCCGCGACGCGAACGTAAATTGGTGCGCCCTTTTTAGCAGTAGTGGCATTGCCAGCAGTCACCTTCACGCAAATGTAACCACGTTTCAGGTTGTCCCCGACCGGGTTAGCGTTGACTTTGAGATAAGCAAGGTCGGACTGAGAGGTGGTTGGGAAAGGACGAACAAAAATACCTTTCACCAGATCAATGGTGTCGCCGCTTTCAAGTGGGACGAATTTGTCTCCCACGTATTTACCCGGCAGCCCATAGTCGTTAAACATCTTTTGGTTATTCAGCGTTACTGGTTCGATGGTTGATTCACGAGGACGAGTGACTGCCCCGGCAATGCCCATAGGCATCCGGTATGTATAAGCATTTCCAGACATGGTAATTACCTTATTTGTTTTTGGCCCAGTGAGCAGCGTAGATTTTATTCAGCTCTGCCGGAGAGGCGTGTTTTGTATTAACCGCACCGTCTACCGTGTGAAGTGACTGTGGAGTGATTTGGTTTTTAGCTTTATTCAAAGCTGCCGCGCCATTGAAAACTGCATCTACAGTGGCTTTCGGTACCTTGCCGTAATCCTGAATGCCAAACGATTTCAAGTAGGCGCTATCACCCGTACGGATCGCGTTGTTCAACACCTGACGTTTCAATCCTTTATCACCCGTTGGTTTGAAACCAGGACAAATAATTTCAGCATCAGAGATAATATTTCGGCGATAGGCGGCATCAGCGGTGACTTTCGCGTCCTCTTCCTTATCTTCATCAGTCGTTAACACGTCAGGATCGGGTTCTGAATCCGTGGTTTTCCCTTCCAGCGCAGCAATACGTGCAATTAAAGCCTGCGCCCATGCGGGTACATCTTCATCAGTCGTTTTGCTCTCGGGTTCGAGTGCGTTGTCCGTAGTGGTGCGTTCTGTTGCGGGCAGCGCTGTAGCCTGTGACGGTACGTTAATGTTAATGGTGTGACCGGGGATTGAATTCATGCCATCAGAAGGCATATCCGGCGCTTCGTCGATAAGCTGTTGTAACGCAGCTTCATCTTTAGTTTTAATGGCTTTCGCCAGATTCTTAAGCCATGACATTGCAGGCTTCTCCTTTTTGATGTTTGGGGCTGAATCCCCGATAGCACAACGGACACCAGCCCGACCGCGTGGAATGCCAGCAGCTAGGTGGTTTCCTGTGATTTGGTATTGATTGCCCTTGCCAGGGGCGATTTGTTCATACAGCGCGTCATAGCCACAACTGACATCGGTCAGCCCTGAATTAACGGCATCAATGGCTTCCTGACGCTTGATCAGCACGTCAGCCAGCAGCAGGTCTGATTTATCACCAGTACCTCTGCGTACGTTCTGAATGTGTCCGTGGGCCAGCTCAGAGAAGTTGGAAGGGTTAACGAAAACGATATTGCCCTCGTCGTCCTCTGGATGCCCCAGTGTTACTGCAACACCTTCAAAGCTGGCTATCGTTTCCGGCGCAAACACTTCATCTTCAGTGCGATACACCAAAACCGAACCATCCGGCCCCGGAATAAGATCAACCTCTTCCGGTCGGTACCTTTGTGTGCCTGTTCGCGCAATGGCTACGTCTTTGCATAACAGTGAGCCGTCAGCCTGAAGAAACCGTGTATCACCCAGTTTGGCAGTGTAGAAATATCTCATGTGTTACCTGCTAAATTACGGGCATAAAAAAAGCCGCCTAAGCGACCATCCAGAAAAAGATAATTGTGCTGATTTAGTGACTTTTTAACATAAAGACCCTTAAGCGCACCGGTGGTGTAAGTCCCATTTGATAATGTCACTTTTTAGCTAGTTTATAATGTCACCCAGATACGGCGCATTTTCCACCTTTCTGGGAGATCTCTTCTGATGCTGGTAACCATGTCCAATAAAGAACTTCACCGCTTGCCGGTGATCCAGGCCGTTGTTGAAAAGCGCCTGCGTCGCCGTGATGCCGCCTCTCAGTTGGATCTCACAGAACGTCAGGTACAACGTCTGATGAACCGCTTCAGGGAATCCGGTGCTGCCGGGCTGACGAACAGCCGTCGCGGTTTGCCCGGAACTCATCGCATTGATATTGCACTGCGCCATCGGATACTGACGCTGCTACGTGAAAATTACGTCGGTTTCGGGCCCACACTTGCCGCAGAAAAGCTTCAGGAGCGCCATGGGATTTCCGTTTCTGTCGAGACGTTGCGCTGCTGGATGACTGCCGACGGTCTCTGGGTGCCGCATGCCCATCGGCGACCGCGAGTTTATCAGCCCCGTTATCGACGCGACTGTTTGGGTGAACTCATTCAAATCGACGGTTCACACCACGACTGGTTTGAAGGACGTGCCTCCAAGTGCTGCCTGTTGGTTTACATCGATGATGCCACCGGTCGCCTGATGCATCTGCGATTTTGTCAGAGCGAATCAGCCTTCGACTACATGCTGGCAACGCGCGAGTACGTGGATAAACACGGCAAGCCGGTGGCGTTTTATAGCGACAAGCATGCTGTGTTCAGAGTCAGCCAGGCTGAGACTCGTCGGACCGGCATGACTCAGTTCGGACGTGCGTTGCATGATCTCAATATTGAACTGATATGTGCTAACAGCAGCCAGGCTAAGGGGCGCGTCGAGCGTGCCAACCTGACGCTGCAGGATCGGCTGATTAAGGAGATGCGGCTGGAAAACATCAGTGGCATTGACGCGGCCAATGCGTGGCTGGACGTTTTTATTCGCGACTTTAATCGTCGATTCGCCAGACCCGCAACCTACCCGAAAGACCTCCATCGACCTGTCAGCGAGAACCGCTCAGAGCTGGATGATATTTTTGCCTGGCAGACGCTGCGTACGCTCTCAAAATCGTTGACCTTTCAATATGATAAGATGCTTTATCTTGTTGAACCCTCGGGGGAAAATGCGCATATTGCGGGTGAGAAAATCCTGGCTTTTGACTATCCGGACGGCACGCTGGCGTTCCGCTATGGCAACAGAACGCTGAAGTATCAGGTATTCGACAAGCTGGCCTGTATCGATCAGGGCCGCATTGTGGACAACAAGCGACTGGGGGCAGTTCTGAAATTAGCGCAGGAAAAGCAGGACGAACTCGAGACA includes:
- a CDS encoding DUF3277 domain-containing protein, translated to MSTYSFMDVTASITGVGGSFDLGYGAAVAEEGITTSMIENKNTMTIGADGEGMHSLHAGKGGTVTVNLLKNSPVNRKLSAMYNAQSQSSATWGNNIILIRNTASGDEFAARGCAFQKQPDFNNAKDGALVPWVFDCIKVDQLLGTF
- a CDS encoding DUF3383 domain-containing protein is translated as MSQGLPVSNIVNVTVNMAVRAAMARNFGSLLVVGPSPVIDAHERLRSYSSATDIASDFGLDAPEYKAANLYYQQSPQPIDSYVGRWVKEDAAGLLRGAILNPTQQLMANFTAVVDGSMKITVDGTVKTVTGVDWSAETNLNGVAARVADKLTTATVIWNGSRFIITSKTTGAASAVGYGSANTTGTDISVLMGLIESAGALPVQGLTSETIQACIYKLADMSTRWYGLVIADPSLSDTDVISIASFIQSDDVSRVYGHTTQVTSALDADIDTDIASKLKAAKYARTLVQYSSASPYAAASIFGRAFTVNFNGNNTTITLKFKQQPGITAESLSQSQANALKAKNCNVFVNYDNDTAIIQEGVMCNGDFFDERHGLDWLQNYVQNNLYNLLFTSTTKIPQTDAGVTRLLTNVEKSLDQSVTNGLVAPGVWGGDSFGVLETGDTLTKGYYVYAPPVASQAQADREGRKAPVMQSATKLAGAVHYADVIINVNR
- a CDS encoding head-tail adaptor; the protein is MPFLDVTEVLLDPDFVDTTLVCHRQLQTVDDDGFTTNTPQDTPFSGVVTVDRSLEAKRMQAGQNINGAILIVTQFRLTQGQPGLDADVVTYRGRKYRVTFVDPYTAYGAGFVQSHCELMDFDGGTPIE
- a CDS encoding DUF4054 domain-containing protein; amino-acid sequence: MPRNSLLPTSDQFRASFPEFTDETRYPNTSINFYLSMADDLLDQDRFGDKFVYLAELMTAHYVELRGKRTASAALGGVNTSGGGVATSKSVDKVSVSYDVSGIINPDAGFWNNTDYGREFFWWWSMFGAGGRQIL
- a CDS encoding DUF2184 domain-containing protein, with protein sequence MFTIDRATIDSSGAFLIGELERMDQTLNMPLTSVKWSRDMPLRSDISIADEVSSFTNTDFASVGGPNPTGKNWLGKNSTAIPGMNLDITPTRNNLTPWGQEVSWTVLELASAQQVGRPVDTQKYEGMRLKWNMDTDEQVYIGDTEIGVPGLLNLPSIAAISAAAPWTATTDPDVIVQDINLVLTDGWVRSGYAVCPSKLGLAPALFGLLASKKVSSAANISVLEYVKINTIAFQENGVPLEIVSMKFANGRGAGGANRIVAYTQDEKYIRFPMVPLLSTPLEYRGMQQLTVYYGKLGQVETPYSNTIAYLDVPAA
- a CDS encoding DUF2213 domain-containing protein produces the protein MRYFYTAKLGDTRFLQADGSLLCKDVAIARTGTQRYRPEEVDLIPGPDGSVLVYRTEDEVFAPETIASFEGVAVTLGHPEDDEGNIVFVNPSNFSELAHGHIQNVRRGTGDKSDLLLADVLIKRQEAIDAVNSGLTDVSCGYDALYEQIAPGKGNQYQITGNHLAAGIPRGRAGVRCAIGDSAPNIKKEKPAMSWLKNLAKAIKTKDEAALQQLIDEAPDMPSDGMNSIPGHTININVPSQATALPATERTTTDNALEPESKTTDEDVPAWAQALIARIAALEGKTTDSEPDPDVLTTDEDKEEDAKVTADAAYRRNIISDAEIICPGFKPTGDKGLKRQVLNNAIRTGDSAYLKSFGIQDYGKVPKATVDAVFNGAAALNKAKNQITPQSLHTVDGAVNTKHASPAELNKIYAAHWAKNK
- a CDS encoding ISNCY family transposase; the encoded protein is MSNKELHRLPVIQAVVEKRLRRRDAASQLDLTERQVQRLMNRFRESGAAGLTNSRRGLPGTHRIDIALRHRILTLLRENYVGFGPTLAAEKLQERHGISVSVETLRCWMTADGLWVPHAHRRPRVYQPRYRRDCLGELIQIDGSHHDWFEGRASKCCLLVYIDDATGRLMHLRFCQSESAFDYMLATREYVDKHGKPVAFYSDKHAVFRVSQAETRRTGMTQFGRALHDLNIELICANSSQAKGRVERANLTLQDRLIKEMRLENISGIDAANAWLDVFIRDFNRRFARPATYPKDLHRPVSENRSELDDIFAWQTLRTLSKSLTFQYDKMLYLVEPSGENAHIAGEKILAFDYPDGTLAFRYGNRTLKYQVFDKLACIDQGRIVDNKRLGAVLKLAQEKQDELETAGKRNRSQHMPKRRAQVQEQLRAMNPVLADPPLFKPSLKR